From Aegilops tauschii subsp. strangulata cultivar AL8/78 chromosome 5, Aet v6.0, whole genome shotgun sequence:
GCATGAACCAGGTGATGCAGATGACAATGGCAGGAGGATGCATCCACGTTCTTCGTTCAGGGCCTTCTTGGAGGTAGTTAAATGGAggagtgttccttgggaggatgtTGAAATGGACGCAATCCATTCTCTCCAGCTAATATTGCGTGGCTCCCTGCAAGATGAAGATGCTAACGACAACACTGCAAGGTCAATTGTTGAAGCTCCATCTGATGACATCAAGAAGATACAGGGGCTACTTGAATTGAAAATTGTGACAAATGAGATGGTGCGCCTAATTGAGACAGCAACTGCTCCTATATTGGCTGTCGACATCGTTGGTAACATAAACGGATGGAATAATAAAGTTGCAGAAATTACTGGATTACCCACCACGGAAGCCATAGGGATGCTTCTGGTAGATCTCGTGGAGGGTGATTCTGTTGAAGTGGTTAAGCAAATGTTGAACTCAGCTCTGCAAGGTTGTCACCATGTCTTGAATCTGgtccttttatgctttccagcTTAGTTATAACATGTACATCATTTTTTGGTGACACATCTGTGTTTCATTTCTCCTTTTATATTTCAGGAACCGAAGAGCAGAATTTGGAAATCAAGCTTAAAACATTCCATCAACAGGAAAGTAAGGGCCCTGTAGTCTTGATGGTTAACGCGTGTTGTAGTCGTGACCTTTCAGACAAAGTTGTTGGGGTTTGTTTCGTAGCACAAGATTTGACAGGGCACAAGATGGTTATGGATAAGTATACCCGGATACAGGGCGACTATGTTGCAATAGTAAAGAACCCTAATGAGCTCATACCCCCTATATTTATGATCAATGATCTTGGTTCTTGCTTAGAATGGAATGAAGCTATGCAAAAGATTACTGGTATAAAGAGGGAAGATGCAATAGATAAGTTGCTGATCGGGGAGGTTTTCACTCTTCATGATTATGGGTGCAGGGTAAAAGATCAAGTTACTCTAACCAAACTTAGCATACTGATGAACACGGTGATCTCTGGtcaagaacccgagaagcttgcttTTGGTTTCTTCAACACAAATGGCAAGTACATGGAATCACTGCTGACAGCAAACAAGAGAACAGATGCTGAGGGTAAGATCACCGGCGCTCTTTGCTTTTTGCATGTGGCCAGCCCCGAGCTTCAGCATGCTCTTCAGGTGCAGAAAATGTCTGAACAAGCTGCTACACACAGCTTTAAGGAATTGACATATATTCGTCAAGAATTAAAGAACCCACTAAATGGCATGCAATTTACCCGTAAGTTGTTGGAACCGTCTGACTTGACAGAGGAGCAGAGGCAACTTTTTGCATCAAATGTTCTCTGTCAAGAACAGTTGAAAAAGATTTTACATGACAATGATCTAGAAGGCATTGAACAGTGGTAAGTGCTATTTTTTCAGCATCGTCTAAAAGCTCATAAGCTATTTTTTTCATTAACCCCAGTAAATTGTGTCTGTGGTGATGCAGAACTGAAACTACTAATATCTCTTATCAATTGCATTTAATCTATGGAGTACACATGATATGCACTACTGGTTGCAAATTCTTAGACATGAAAACTTCTATCATTAACAAAATGCTTATAGTGCTAGAAAATCAATTCACACAACAGTTTAGCATACCTTTTTCCATTTACTTCTACGTATGATAGAAATATGAATAGATTAAATATTACttaatatttatttatttttacaGCTACATGGAGATGAACACGGTGGAATTCAACCTTGAAGAAGCTCTGAATACGGTCCTAATGCAAGGCATGTCTCTGAGCAAGGAAAAACAAATTTCTCTTGATCGTGATTGGCCTGTAGAAGTATCATCAATGTACTTATATGGGGATAACTTAAGGCTTCAGCAAGTCCTAGCAGACTACTTGGCATGCACACTTCAATTTACTCGGCCAGCTGAAGGGCCTATTGTACTCCAGGTCATTCCCAAGAAGGAACACATTGGTTCTGGCATGCAGATTGCTCATCTAGAATTCAGGTTAGCCCCTCCCACTTCTGTCCCTCCGCGCATGCCATAAATTGAACTAACTATATATCAGAAGAACACATAGGGAACACGAGACACTTATTTTACGTGTACAGCATAAATATTTTTGGGATGGCGACTGCAAGACCGGTACCATCCCGGCCACTCAGATAAAAATTATAGTGGTCAGCTTGTAAGTGACAGTAGCGACAGGAGGTTGCCCTTGCTCTTCTTTGATAGTGTTTAGATTGCCTGATGAGTTTTCTGTGATGCAATGTCACTTAACTGAAAGCAATCTGAAAGCGGTTTGCTGGATAGGCCGAATCTCCTTGAAAATAACAGCTGTTTAACCCATGAATCCATGCAGACTTGTCCACCCAGCACCAGGCGTCCCGGAGGCACTGATACAGGAGATGTTCCGGCACAGCCCAGGGGTATCCCGAGAAGGCCTCGGCCTGCACATAAGCCAGAAGCTGGTGAAGACGATGAGCGGCACGGTGCAGTACCTCCGAGAAGCGGAGAGCTCGTCGTTCATCGTTCTGGTAGAGTTCCCGGTGGCGCAGCTCAATAGCAAGAGGTCCAGGCCTTCGACGAGCAAGAGTAACTTCTGAATCCCGACAACGGTGTCCTCGAGATGTGAACCAGGGCCATTGATTGGGCTGCGAAAAGAGCAAGCCCTTTGGGAGAGCTTAGCTGATGTATCATATGTGTAGCTGGGAACATGGGTTGTTCCCACCTTGATGGTTGAGGAGGAGCTTTTAGCTAGCTTAGCTGTTGTTAGGTTTTTAGTGTAATTTTAACACGGCAACTCTACGAGTGAGCGATGAATAAAACTAAAAATATGTGCTTGTGTTTTTCGATCGATTCTCAGGTGGTTGAGAATTCAGACCTTCAGTCTGATTTGAGATTCTTGCTCTTCTGTTTTGAGGAAATTCTGTTTTTTCAGATATATATACTacactttttttattttttttgtgaGGGGTTACTACACTTATATAtgaagaaaagaaaataaaccatGCGTTTTAAACAGGCCTTGTAGCAGAGGAGGCTTTCACAAAGCCCATTAGACACTAGCCGTTACTGGACCAGTTGTGGCTTGTGACGGCGCTCTCCTGCTCTCCGAGCGACCGGTCATGGCGGGGAGTGGGAAGCGGAGGCGCGCGACGGTGCTCGACGACGAcgagcggcgggggcggcggaggCTGGAGGAGGCGGCCCTGCTCCTCCACAAGATCAAAGGTGCGAATCCCCTTCCCTCTCCTCGATCGACTGTAAACCCTCGTAATCCCCTTCGAATTGGGGTTGCAATCGGAGTTAACGCGGTTTGCGCCGCCGCGCGCGTGGGCTGTCGGAGCAGGGCTGGTGGGCTGGGTGGTCGCGGAGATCAGCGCCGGCCGATCCCCTTCCCTGGCGCTCCACCGCTACCAGAACTACTGCGCctccgccgacgccgccgccgccgccgcgtccccGTCCACATGGTTTggctccctccctccctctctcgcCTTCAAATCTCTGCCGACCAAGCCTGTCAGATCCTCACCGGTGTGTGCGCGTTCGCGGGGTGCGGGCGCGCGTGCAGCGCCTGCAGCTACGACGCCCCCGTCGGCACGGACGTCCTCTCCCTCCTCCGCAAGGAATTCCACGCTTCCCGCCTCAGTACGGATTCGCGTACCCCAAACTGGCTCGATTCTCATCAATCTCTCGTTGTTTCTGATCATGCTAATCAGTTCGAGATGCGTCGTTGATGTGCAGATGTGCTTCTCAGGGTCCTGCTCGTGGTGCAGCAACTCCTGCAGGAGAACAAGCACTGCTCCAAGAGGGACATCTATTACATGTACCCCTCCATGTTCGTAGGTCGGTGCTGGTCTGCGGTTGCCATGTCTGATCCATCTATGCGTAGTGTGAGTTTCAGGTGTTCTGTTTCTTTGCTCTGTGTGTGACAATTACAAGTCTCACTGCAGAACAAGCGATTGTTGATCGTGCCATCAACGATATCTGCATACTCTTCAAGTGCAGCCGGCATAATCTCAACGTGGTATGTGCTACCGCTTGTCTGCCATCTTTGCAGAAGCTTTAGTTATGTGTTTAGAAGTCATTTGTGCATTGGAGAATAAGCCTCTGGCTGTTATTTGATTATATGGTGTACAATGTGCCACACTGCGACTTGCTACTCCCTGGTTGTTCGTCCGTTATGGTGTACCACTGTCCTATCTGATGTAGGATTATTTTCTTAATCTGTCTTTTGTGATGATTCCTTGAGGTCTTCATTTTTTCATGAATCGCTGGGAGCTGTTTCTGTTAGTTCTCTATAAGTGATTTCTACTGTATTTATTTCACCACCTCTTCACTTCTCTTTTAATAACCACCTACAATTTCTGCTCATTTGGCTGTTTGCAGGTTCCTGTGGCAAAAGGGTATGGATTCTTATTGAGTTGTGAGTGTTTGATTTTGATAACATGTTTAATCCTTCCATCTTGTCCCATGCCGTTACTTAACTAATCACATTTTTGTTCCTTCATCCTCCCTACCACTTGTCCTGCTTTACTTAAAACATGAGCTGGCTAAACAGTGGGATGCTGCACTTTTAGCAGACATTTAGAGCATCATAATCTCCTGTGTCCATACAATGGTCTTAGTTATTTCTGAACATTTTCCCGCTATGTACTCTTCAATGTCTTTATTGTTCCAGTTTGGTGATGGGCTGGATAAGATTTGTGGAGGGTGAAAAGAAAGTGTATTGTATAACAAACGTCAATGCTGTAAGCTTCTATGATTCTATCTATCTAATTACTCAATATGATCTGTTTGTACTATGCATTAATTTGGCTAGCTTTTTTCCTTCTTCAAATGCAGGCTTTCCCCATTCCAGTTAGCATTGAGGCAATCAAAGGTTGTTTAACAATTTGAAAACTTATAATAATCTTTGCCATTTATAGATTTTTATTATTTCAAATCTGTTTCTTTAGGAAAATCAGTTTTAAAAATCGTGATGTGCACAATTAGCTTATATCTCTTAGCAAGTCAATGTTCATTTTAAATTTTAATAGATAGTGATTGATGTATTAGGAAGTGGGATTTCGACAGACCACTAAATTTTGGACAGCATGTGAAAGCGTAATGATAATTTATCTTTATTTTTTGTCTCAAACAAATATGGAGAGGAGTATCCTTGTTATTCCACAAACTATATGGCATAGGTTTGCTATCTTGTTATATGTACACTATAATTCTTTCATATAATATTCTCAATTGCTATGCAGTAAACTTAAGCTGTCTAAGTTTTTTCTTGCAGATGTTGTTAGTGTTGCTCACTACATCCTTGTTGTTGAGAAGGAGGCAGGTGTGAGGATTAAAGGCCCCCTATCTGCATATGATTTTTCTATTCTTTGCAGTCTTCCTACAGTTTGCTTCTGTATGCCATTTGCAGTGTTCCAGCGTTTGGCCAATGACAAGTTCTGCGAAAAGAATCGCTGCATTGTTATTACAGTAACTGCTAACGCTGCATCTAGTGTTATACTGCCATTATTTTTCACATAGCATGTTTGATGGTTTTCTTCTGTTTACTCAGGGAAGAGGCTACCCAGATATTCCAACAAGAAGGCATGTGCTCTTTCGTATATTTGTTTCTCTTGTATATTAGAACTGAATTGCCATGTGAAACGTACATGCCTTGTAATGTTGCAGATTCTTGCGCTACCTTGTCGAACAGCTGCACTTGCCTGCTTATTGCTTAGTGGATTCAGATCCATATGGTTTTGATATTCTGGCCACCTATAAATTTGGTTCCATGGTAGGGC
This genomic window contains:
- the LOC109743915 gene encoding phytochrome C, giving the protein MSSSRSNNRPACSRGSSARSKHSERVVAQTPVDARLHAEFEGSHRHFDYSSSVSALNRSGASTSSAVSAYLQNMQRGRYIQPFGCLLAIHPESFALLAYSENAAEMLDLTPHAVPTIDQRDALAVGADVRTLFRSQSAVALHKAAVFGEVNLLNPILVHARTSGKPFYAILHRIDVGLVIDLEPVNPADVPVTAAGALKSYKLAAKAISRLQSLPGGNLSLLCDVLVREVSELTGYDRVMAYKFHEDEHGEVIAECRRSDLEPYLGLHYPATDIPQASRFLFMKNKVRMICDCAASPVKLIQDDNLSQPISLCGSTMRAPHGCHAQYMANMGSIASLVMSITINEDEDEDGDTGSDQQPKGRKLWGLVVCHHTSPRFVPFPLRYACEFLLQVFGIQLNKEVELASQAKERHILRTQTLLCDMLLRDAPVGIFTQSPNVMDLVKCDGAALCYQNQIMVLGSTPSEGEIKKIVAWLLECHDGSTGLSTDSLLEAGYPGASALGEVVCGMAAIKISSKGFIFWFRSHTAKEIKWGGAKHEPGDADDNGRRMHPRSSFRAFLEVVKWRSVPWEDVEMDAIHSLQLILRGSLQDEDANDNTARSIVEAPSDDIKKIQGLLELKIVTNEMVRLIETATAPILAVDIVGNINGWNNKVAEITGLPTTEAIGMLLVDLVEGDSVEVVKQMLNSALQGTEEQNLEIKLKTFHQQESKGPVVLMVNACCSRDLSDKVVGVCFVAQDLTGHKMVMDKYTRIQGDYVAIVKNPNELIPPIFMINDLGSCLEWNEAMQKITGIKREDAIDKLLIGEVFTLHDYGCRVKDQVTLTKLSILMNTVISGQEPEKLAFGFFNTNGKYMESLLTANKRTDAEGKITGALCFLHVASPELQHALQVQKMSEQAATHSFKELTYIRQELKNPLNGMQFTRKLLEPSDLTEEQRQLFASNVLCQEQLKKILHDNDLEGIEQCYMEMNTVEFNLEEALNTVLMQGMSLSKEKQISLDRDWPVEVSSMYLYGDNLRLQQVLADYLACTLQFTRPAEGPIVLQVIPKKEHIGSGMQIAHLEFRLVHPAPGVPEALIQEMFRHSPGVSREGLGLHISQKLVKTMSGTVQYLREAESSSFIVLVEFPVAQLNSKRSRPSTSKSNF
- the LOC109743941 gene encoding meiotic recombination protein SPO11-1, producing MAGSGKRRRATVLDDDERRGRRRLEEAALLLHKIKGLVGWVVAEISAGRSPSLALHRYQNYCASADAAAAAASPSTCACSYDAPVGTDVLSLLRKEFHASRLNVLLRVLLVVQQLLQENKHCSKRDIYYMYPSMFVEQAIVDRAINDICILFKCSRHNLNVVPVAKGLVMGWIRFVEGEKKVYCITNVNAAFPIPVSIEAIKDVVSVAHYILVVEKEAVFQRLANDKFCEKNRCIVITGRGYPDIPTRRFLRYLVEQLHLPAYCLVDSDPYGFDILATYKFGSMQLAYDANVLRVPEIRWLGVFTSDFEEYCLPDCCQLQLSSEDRRKLEGILTRCYLHKEAPEWRLKLEAMLEMGVKFEIEALSASSISFLSQEYIPQQIRLGRYI